The following proteins are encoded in a genomic region of Dyadobacter sp. UC 10:
- the sufB gene encoding Fe-S cluster assembly protein SufB has protein sequence MSKEEELLEEITSSEYKYGFVTDIEADEAPPGLSDDIVRFISAKKNEPEWMLEWRLKAYHHWLGMKEPEWPNVHYPEINFQAIKYYSAPKKKKAVESIEDIDPELRNTFERLGISLNEQKRISGIAVDAVMDSESVFTTFKGTLKEKGIIFCSISEAIREHPDLVKKYLGSVVPPRDNYYAALNSAVFSDGSFVYIPKGVRCPMELSTYFRINAAGTGQFERTLIIGDEDSHVSYLEGCTAPMRDENQLHAAVVEIFAHENANVKYSTVQNWYPGDKDGKGGIYNFVTKRGLCDGRGSKISWTQVETGSAITWKYPSVILKGDNSIGEFYSVAVTNNMQQADTGTKMIHVGKNTKSRIVSKGISAGKSQNSYRGLVQVFKRADKARNFSQCDSLLLGDKCGAHTFPYIEVNNPSATVEHEATTSKIGEDILFYCNQRGIPTEQAVALIVNGYAKEVLNQLPMEFAVEAQKLLEISLEGSVG, from the coding sequence ATGAGCAAAGAAGAAGAATTGTTGGAGGAAATCACCAGTTCGGAATATAAATACGGATTTGTAACTGATATTGAAGCGGATGAAGCCCCTCCCGGGCTGAGCGATGATATTGTCAGGTTCATCTCCGCTAAAAAGAACGAACCTGAATGGATGCTCGAATGGCGCTTGAAAGCATATCATCACTGGCTCGGTATGAAAGAGCCTGAATGGCCAAATGTACATTACCCCGAGATCAATTTCCAGGCTATCAAATATTATTCAGCGCCCAAGAAAAAGAAGGCGGTCGAAAGTATTGAAGATATAGACCCCGAGCTGCGTAATACATTTGAAAGACTGGGTATTTCTCTGAATGAGCAGAAAAGAATTTCGGGTATTGCGGTAGACGCGGTAATGGATTCGGAATCTGTGTTCACTACTTTCAAAGGGACACTTAAAGAAAAAGGGATCATTTTTTGCTCTATCAGCGAGGCGATCCGCGAGCATCCGGATCTGGTTAAAAAATACCTAGGCTCGGTGGTACCTCCGCGCGATAATTACTATGCAGCATTGAACTCGGCGGTTTTTTCCGACGGATCATTTGTATATATCCCGAAAGGCGTTCGCTGCCCCATGGAGCTTTCCACCTATTTCCGTATCAATGCGGCAGGTACAGGCCAGTTTGAGCGTACATTGATAATTGGTGATGAAGACAGCCACGTCAGTTACCTTGAAGGTTGCACTGCCCCAATGCGTGATGAAAACCAGCTGCACGCTGCGGTAGTAGAGATTTTCGCACACGAAAATGCGAATGTGAAGTACTCCACCGTTCAAAACTGGTACCCTGGTGACAAGGACGGGAAAGGCGGTATTTACAACTTTGTAACCAAGCGCGGCCTCTGCGACGGTCGTGGATCTAAAATCTCCTGGACACAGGTTGAAACCGGCTCCGCTATTACCTGGAAATATCCTTCTGTGATCCTGAAAGGTGATAATTCAATCGGTGAATTCTATTCAGTTGCTGTAACCAACAATATGCAGCAGGCTGATACGGGTACCAAGATGATCCACGTTGGTAAAAACACCAAAAGCCGTATTGTTTCCAAAGGTATCTCGGCCGGAAAAAGCCAGAATTCATACCGCGGGTTGGTGCAGGTTTTCAAAAGAGCCGACAAGGCGCGTAACTTCTCCCAATGTGATTCACTTTTGTTGGGAGATAAATGCGGCGCCCATACTTTTCCTTACATCGAAGTCAATAACCCTTCGGCAACAGTAGAGCACGAAGCGACGACTTCAAAAATCGGCGAGGACATACTTTTCTACTGTAATCAACGGGGTATTCCCACTGAACAAGCTGTTGCATTGATCGTAAATGGCTATGCAAAAGAAGTCCTGAACCAGCTCCCGATGGAGTTTGCGGTAGAAGCTCAAAAACTACTGGAAATCAGTCTGGAAGGAAGCGTGGGCTGA
- the rfaD gene encoding ADP-glyceromanno-heptose 6-epimerase, with product MIIVTGAAGFIGSGLISRLNQDGFQNIIAVDDFSKIEKADNLEGKTIKEKVERDALFEWIDANSRDIEFIFHIGARTDTTEFDKEIFDELNVNYSKSIWEKCVAYQIPLVYASSAATYGLGENGYDDNESTLNQLKPLNPYGDSKNEFDIWALEQEKKPFFWVGLKFFNVYGPNEYHKGRMASVIFHAFNQIKKTEKMKLFRSHNPEYKDGEQMRDFIYVKDLIDVCIFFMHHRKDSGIYNLGSGQARTFKDLVTNTFVAMSKTPDISYIDTPEDIRDKYQYFTEANMSKLRSIGYNRPFSTLEEGVSDYVKNYLSSGSYL from the coding sequence ATGATTATCGTAACAGGTGCGGCCGGATTTATCGGCAGCGGATTGATCAGCCGCCTCAATCAGGACGGATTTCAGAACATTATAGCAGTAGATGATTTTTCAAAAATCGAAAAAGCTGACAACCTGGAAGGTAAGACCATCAAGGAGAAGGTAGAGAGAGATGCGTTATTTGAATGGATAGACGCGAACAGCCGGGATATCGAATTTATTTTCCACATCGGCGCCCGAACTGATACGACGGAATTTGACAAAGAGATATTCGACGAGCTGAATGTAAACTACTCGAAATCAATCTGGGAGAAATGTGTCGCCTACCAGATTCCGCTGGTATATGCTTCGTCGGCTGCTACTTACGGGTTGGGGGAAAATGGTTATGACGACAATGAATCTACATTGAATCAACTAAAACCTTTGAACCCTTACGGAGATTCAAAGAATGAATTTGATATCTGGGCACTGGAACAGGAAAAGAAACCTTTCTTCTGGGTTGGGCTTAAATTTTTCAATGTTTACGGACCAAATGAGTACCATAAGGGAAGAATGGCTTCTGTCATTTTTCATGCATTCAATCAGATCAAAAAAACAGAGAAGATGAAGTTGTTCCGGTCGCATAATCCGGAATACAAGGATGGAGAGCAAATGCGTGATTTTATCTATGTGAAAGACCTGATAGACGTCTGCATTTTCTTTATGCACCATCGTAAAGATTCGGGAATATATAACCTGGGAAGCGGGCAGGCACGTACATTCAAAGACCTCGTGACCAATACCTTTGTGGCAATGAGCAAAACTCCGGACATCTCGTATATAGATACACCGGAGGATATTCGGGACAAATACCAGTACTTCACAGAAGCCAATATGAGCAAGCTGCGATCCATTGGTTACAACCGTCCTTTCAGCACTTTGGAAGAAGGTGTTTCCGATTATGTGAAGAATTATCTGTCATCCGGGAGCTACCTTTAG
- a CDS encoding 6-pyruvoyl trahydropterin synthase family protein yields MIYVTRKEHFNAAHRLFNPAWSEEKNQEVFGPCANNNWHGHNFELIVTVKGKPDPDTGFVIDLKVLGDIIREKIVDKVDHKNLNLDVDFMAGKMASCEIFVLEIWNILAPAIQNASPNSKLHYIKLIETPKNFVEYYGE; encoded by the coding sequence ATGATTTACGTAACCAGAAAAGAGCATTTCAACGCAGCTCACCGGCTTTTTAATCCGGCATGGTCAGAAGAGAAGAACCAGGAAGTTTTTGGTCCCTGTGCAAATAATAATTGGCACGGGCACAATTTTGAGCTGATTGTCACTGTAAAAGGCAAACCCGACCCCGATACCGGGTTCGTCATCGACCTAAAAGTGCTGGGGGATATTATCAGGGAAAAAATCGTAGACAAAGTAGACCATAAGAACCTGAATCTCGACGTCGATTTTATGGCAGGTAAAATGGCTTCCTGCGAGATATTCGTACTTGAAATCTGGAATATACTGGCCCCGGCCATTCAAAACGCATCCCCCAACTCGAAGCTGCACTACATAAAACTGATCGAGACCCCCAAGAACTTCGTGGAGTATTACGGAGAATAA
- the lpxB gene encoding lipid-A-disaccharide synthase gives MKYYLIAGERSGDLHGSNLIKGIKANDENAVFRGWGGDLMSAEGLDLVTHYKDTAFMGFLEVAMNIHRISGFLKKCKADIINYQPDALVLIDYPGFNLRIAAFAKKKGIKVFYYISPKVWAWNQKRAWKIKQNVDHMFVIFPFEVDFYKKFDYKVDYVGNPLMDAISSFKPDPDFRKKNNLDEHKPIIALLPGSRRQEIVSMLDIMLKAQPHFPEYQFVIAGVKNLSESLYARADISGKSVVVYESTYDLLHVAAAALVTSGTATLETALFQVPEVVCYKTSGFSYAIAKRLIKVPFISLVNLIMEKEVVRELIQGDLNEKMLVEELRSILPGGIKHKVQLQNYSHLKELVGGPGASEYAGKLIVGYI, from the coding sequence ATGAAATACTACCTCATTGCCGGCGAGCGATCGGGCGATCTGCACGGTTCCAATCTGATAAAAGGAATTAAGGCAAACGATGAAAATGCCGTTTTTCGTGGCTGGGGAGGTGATTTGATGTCGGCGGAAGGGCTGGATCTCGTTACCCATTACAAAGACACTGCTTTCATGGGTTTCCTGGAAGTGGCGATGAACATTCACAGGATTTCCGGTTTTTTGAAAAAATGCAAAGCTGATATTATCAATTACCAGCCCGACGCGCTGGTACTGATCGATTATCCCGGCTTTAATCTTCGCATTGCAGCTTTTGCTAAGAAAAAAGGAATCAAAGTCTTCTACTATATCTCGCCGAAAGTATGGGCCTGGAACCAAAAGCGAGCCTGGAAGATCAAGCAAAACGTGGATCATATGTTCGTGATCTTCCCATTCGAAGTCGATTTTTATAAAAAATTTGATTACAAAGTAGATTACGTGGGCAACCCGCTGATGGATGCGATCAGCAGCTTCAAACCCGATCCAGATTTCAGAAAAAAGAATAACCTCGACGAACATAAGCCGATCATTGCATTATTGCCCGGCAGCCGGCGGCAGGAGATTGTGAGCATGCTGGACATTATGCTCAAAGCCCAGCCGCATTTTCCGGAATATCAATTCGTAATAGCTGGTGTAAAAAACCTGTCCGAGTCGCTTTACGCCAGGGCGGATATTTCAGGGAAATCGGTGGTTGTGTATGAAAGTACTTACGATCTGCTGCATGTAGCTGCTGCTGCATTGGTTACTTCCGGCACAGCTACATTAGAAACCGCCCTTTTTCAGGTACCCGAGGTAGTGTGTTACAAAACCAGCGGCTTTTCTTACGCGATCGCGAAGAGGCTGATCAAGGTTCCCTTTATTTCCCTGGTTAACCTGATCATGGAAAAAGAAGTGGTAAGGGAGCTTATTCAGGGCGATTTGAATGAAAAGATGCTCGTAGAAGAGCTGCGGTCGATACTCCCGGGAGGGATAAAACATAAAGTCCAGCTTCAAAACTACTCGCATTTGAAAGAGCTGGTAGGAGGGCCTGGCGCTTCGGAATATGCCGGCAAGCTCATTGTTGGGTATATATAA
- a CDS encoding Uma2 family endonuclease codes for MHHSTFAFQKKIKNTSDGKIYTVVQPDLCIICDESKLDDRGCIGAPDLIVEILSPGNSRKEMDNKFELYEECGVREYWLVEPAENAVFVYVLNEIGQYVGLKPAVNTLTSTIFPDLKIDLEEIFG; via the coding sequence TTGCACCATTCGACGTTCGCCTTCCAAAAAAAAATCAAAAATACTTCGGACGGGAAAATATACACCGTCGTACAGCCCGACCTTTGTATAATTTGCGATGAGTCCAAATTAGACGACCGCGGCTGCATCGGGGCACCAGACCTGATTGTTGAAATCCTTTCTCCGGGCAATTCCCGAAAGGAAATGGACAACAAATTCGAGCTTTATGAAGAATGCGGCGTGCGTGAATACTGGCTGGTAGAGCCTGCGGAGAATGCCGTTTTCGTTTATGTATTAAATGAAATAGGGCAGTACGTTGGATTGAAACCCGCTGTAAACACCCTGACTTCCACGATTTTCCCGGATCTTAAAATTGATCTGGAGGAGATATTTGGCTGA
- a CDS encoding Uma2 family endonuclease, translated as MRATITDINQLDLNGTYTYGDYLLWRFEERLELIKGKIFKMPPAPNRRHQTILGHLHLPIGSFFKNHYCQVFLAPFDVRLPKKNQKYFGRENIHRRTARPLYNLR; from the coding sequence ATGCGAGCGACGATCACAGACATCAATCAGCTGGATCTTAATGGAACCTACACTTACGGCGACTATTTGCTCTGGCGTTTTGAAGAGCGTTTGGAGCTGATTAAAGGCAAGATTTTCAAAATGCCACCCGCCCCCAACAGAAGACATCAAACAATTCTTGGACATCTTCATTTACCAATCGGCTCATTTTTCAAAAATCACTATTGTCAGGTTTTTCTTGCACCATTCGACGTTCGCCTTCCAAAAAAAAATCAAAAATACTTCGGACGGGAAAATATACACCGTCGTACAGCCCGACCTTTGTATAATTTGCGATGA
- a CDS encoding asparagine synthetase B has product MLKKTYILLLVLFTHVSLANQLLIPMDKSQTNHLKAYGLAYILLKGDIDVDWLLNYRGGSFKVQYSKSIENECKLRAISYEIISEAANAQLVSDISNPNINMDVVKLHKAAKIAVYSPVKISPSEFENTDAVLLVLKYAEIPFDIIYDEEILKGELPKYDWLHLHHEDFTGQFGKNLRRTSQEDIKAQEAIANRFGYTKVPQMKLAVAKAIKEFCAGGGFLFAMCSGAETFDIALAAEGIDIVDNLDGDGIDPDAQSKLDFEKTFAFYNFKLQLDEYEGMNFSDINSSAGRYRGWGESDVYFSLFDFSAKWDVIPAMLVQNHENLIREFFGQTTAFSKYTVKPSSLVMGTSNSSDRYIYGELGRGQWTFYGGHDPEGRGGGGRRMPTDLNLYPNSPGYRLILNNILFPSARKKKRKT; this is encoded by the coding sequence ATGTTGAAAAAGACTTATATCCTACTTCTGGTCCTTTTTACTCACGTTTCCCTGGCCAATCAGCTGCTGATCCCGATGGACAAGTCGCAGACCAACCACCTGAAAGCTTACGGCCTCGCTTACATTTTGTTAAAAGGTGATATTGACGTGGACTGGCTGCTCAATTATCGTGGCGGCAGCTTTAAGGTGCAATACAGCAAATCAATCGAGAATGAATGCAAACTGCGTGCGATTTCCTACGAGATCATTTCGGAGGCTGCCAATGCGCAGCTGGTCAGCGATATCAGTAATCCGAATATAAATATGGATGTGGTCAAATTGCATAAGGCTGCCAAAATCGCGGTCTATTCTCCTGTTAAAATCAGCCCCTCCGAGTTTGAAAATACCGACGCCGTACTTCTGGTATTAAAGTATGCCGAAATACCCTTTGATATCATTTACGACGAAGAAATCCTGAAAGGTGAGCTGCCGAAATACGACTGGCTGCATTTACATCACGAAGATTTCACAGGACAATTTGGTAAAAACCTGCGGCGCACTTCGCAAGAGGACATCAAGGCGCAGGAAGCAATTGCAAACCGGTTCGGCTATACGAAAGTGCCACAAATGAAACTGGCAGTCGCCAAAGCAATCAAGGAATTCTGTGCAGGCGGGGGCTTTCTTTTTGCAATGTGCTCAGGCGCCGAAACTTTCGATATTGCGCTGGCGGCAGAAGGTATTGATATTGTAGATAACCTCGACGGCGACGGTATCGATCCGGATGCGCAATCCAAACTGGATTTCGAAAAGACCTTTGCATTCTATAACTTCAAGTTACAGCTCGACGAATATGAGGGGATGAATTTCTCCGATATTAATTCGTCAGCGGGGAGATATCGCGGCTGGGGTGAAAGCGACGTCTACTTTTCGCTTTTTGATTTCTCGGCCAAATGGGACGTGATCCCTGCCATGCTGGTCCAGAACCACGAAAATCTGATCCGGGAATTCTTTGGACAAACCACCGCATTTTCAAAATACACCGTCAAACCCAGCTCGCTCGTCATGGGAACCAGCAATTCATCTGACCGCTACATTTACGGAGAGCTCGGCCGCGGGCAGTGGACATTCTACGGTGGACACGACCCGGAAGGGCGCGGAGGTGGAGGCAGAAGAATGCCCACAGATCTGAATCTTTACCCCAACTCGCCGGGTTACCGCCTGATTTTGAACAACATCCTTTTTCCTTCGGCGAGAAAGAAGAAAAGGAAAACGTGA
- a CDS encoding Crp/Fnr family transcriptional regulator produces the protein MSEIESLGLALKSFAGIDEKEFALSLPYWQKREYGKGEFYNEYKNVCKHLGFIVDGVFRTYYVNDETAEEKNVFFFSKNQVVVSYKSFVTQTPCNYYTQSLVDSSIVYIHINQLTQLYQQSHQWERFGRLVAETAFNIAMTRAEAFMFLTPEQRYLDLISSHPDIFNSVPLYHIASYLGIQGPSLSRIRKRMTGK, from the coding sequence ATGTCGGAAATCGAATCATTGGGTCTTGCATTGAAATCCTTCGCAGGGATCGACGAAAAGGAATTTGCATTGTCGCTGCCTTACTGGCAGAAGAGGGAATATGGCAAGGGTGAGTTTTACAATGAATACAAGAACGTTTGTAAACACCTTGGGTTTATCGTAGATGGTGTTTTCAGGACCTATTATGTGAATGATGAAACCGCCGAGGAAAAAAATGTATTCTTCTTTTCAAAGAACCAGGTAGTCGTTTCTTACAAAAGCTTTGTTACCCAGACTCCCTGCAACTATTACACGCAATCACTGGTCGATTCCAGCATTGTTTATATCCATATCAATCAGCTCACACAGCTTTATCAACAGTCTCATCAATGGGAACGTTTCGGGCGACTGGTGGCTGAGACTGCGTTTAATATCGCGATGACCAGAGCCGAGGCATTCATGTTCCTTACCCCGGAGCAGCGTTATTTAGACCTTATTTCCAGTCACCCTGATATATTTAATAGTGTTCCGCTGTACCATATTGCTTCCTACCTGGGCATTCAGGGGCCTTCTCTCAGCAGGATCCGAAAAAGAATGACAGGTAAATGA
- a CDS encoding alpha/beta hydrolase, with amino-acid sequence MKTSSTKTVVFVTGAFVSNSGWDEWKTYFESKGYITYAPAWPHKDAPAAELRKRQPNDTDLAALTLSELIDHYADFIKSLPEKPIIVGHSLGGLITQVLINRGLGAAGVAIHSVPPQGVFPYEFSFLRAGWKALGLFTSLKKTYLMSLSDWQYAFTNGMTLEEQKKTYEENTIPESKTVARGGLSAAAKVDFAKPHVPLLLTSGDKDNIIPAHLNNRNFKAYKQNGSVLEYKEFSGRNHFVLGLPTWKEDADYILEWLDRN; translated from the coding sequence ATGAAAACCAGTAGCACAAAAACAGTCGTATTCGTAACAGGCGCATTTGTTAGTAACAGTGGTTGGGACGAATGGAAAACGTATTTTGAAAGTAAAGGATATATTACCTACGCCCCAGCCTGGCCCCACAAAGATGCGCCAGCAGCGGAGCTCAGAAAAAGACAGCCAAATGACACAGATCTGGCGGCACTTACACTTTCGGAGCTGATCGATCATTATGCGGATTTTATCAAAAGCCTGCCTGAAAAACCAATTATTGTAGGGCATTCACTGGGTGGTCTGATCACGCAGGTCTTGATAAACAGGGGTTTGGGCGCCGCCGGAGTAGCAATTCATTCAGTACCTCCTCAGGGTGTTTTTCCGTACGAATTCTCGTTTTTGAGAGCAGGCTGGAAGGCATTAGGGTTATTTACTTCCCTCAAAAAAACATACTTAATGTCGCTCTCAGACTGGCAGTATGCTTTCACCAACGGAATGACCCTGGAAGAACAGAAAAAGACTTACGAAGAAAATACAATTCCTGAATCAAAAACGGTGGCCAGGGGCGGATTAAGTGCTGCGGCAAAAGTAGATTTCGCAAAACCGCACGTGCCCCTGCTGCTGACATCGGGCGATAAGGACAATATCATTCCTGCCCATCTGAACAACCGAAATTTCAAAGCTTACAAACAAAACGGCTCCGTATTGGAATACAAAGAATTTTCAGGCCGCAACCATTTTGTACTCGGGTTACCTACCTGGAAAGAAGATGCAGATTACATCCTGGAATGGCTGGATCGAAACTAG
- a CDS encoding amidase — protein sequence MKRRTFVNLASAAGIAAISMSFIECTPREQETEEDKSRSALEEMTVAEMQKRMKEGKLTARKLTQFYLDQIKTIDENGPALKAVIELNPDALAIADAMDRDRKAGKIRGIMHGIPVLIKDNIDTADKMQTTAGSLALNGHIAPADAFIVKRLRDAGAVILGKTNLSEWANFRSSRSSSGWSSRGGQTKNPYVTDRSPCGSSSGSGVAVAANLCAVAVGTETNGSIACPASMNGVVGIKPTVGLVSRSGIIPISKTQDTAGPFGRTVSDAAALLGTLAGTDPADPGRYKTENSLPADYTVFLNADGLKGKRIGVEKSFLDRHEGVDNLIKNALDHLRSQGAIIVEIDFMKSQEVDGAESALLQFEFKDGINKYLTASNANVKSLEALIEFNKANEAEVMPFFKQELFENSQARGGLDTKEYKAALQKINKVADLLDREFENNKLDALCGPATGAAWCIDPVNGDFWTGYGSYGPAAISGFPSITVPMGNLNDLPVGLSFIGKPFGEPELIGIAYAYEQVSKHRVAPKFLPTVGKS from the coding sequence ATGAAGAGGAGAACCTTTGTCAATTTGGCATCCGCAGCCGGAATAGCCGCAATTTCCATGTCCTTCATAGAATGCACCCCTAGGGAGCAGGAAACAGAAGAGGATAAGTCGCGATCGGCCCTGGAAGAAATGACAGTAGCCGAAATGCAAAAGCGCATGAAGGAGGGAAAGCTTACTGCCCGGAAGCTGACCCAATTCTACCTTGACCAGATTAAAACCATCGATGAGAATGGCCCGGCATTGAAAGCGGTCATTGAGCTGAATCCCGACGCACTAGCCATCGCTGACGCTATGGACCGCGACCGTAAAGCCGGAAAAATCCGCGGAATCATGCACGGCATTCCGGTGCTTATCAAGGACAATATCGATACTGCAGACAAAATGCAGACTACTGCCGGCTCCCTGGCTTTGAATGGGCATATTGCCCCTGCCGACGCCTTCATCGTGAAAAGACTGCGGGATGCCGGGGCGGTTATACTCGGTAAGACTAATTTGAGCGAATGGGCCAACTTCCGTTCTTCCCGATCATCCAGCGGGTGGAGCAGCAGGGGCGGACAAACAAAAAACCCTTATGTTACCGACCGGTCGCCATGTGGATCAAGCTCGGGCTCAGGTGTGGCCGTCGCTGCCAATCTTTGTGCAGTTGCGGTAGGTACCGAAACCAATGGTTCTATTGCATGCCCCGCATCTATGAACGGCGTGGTAGGAATCAAACCGACAGTGGGGCTGGTAAGCCGGTCAGGCATCATTCCTATATCGAAAACCCAGGATACCGCCGGCCCCTTTGGCCGGACTGTAAGCGACGCGGCTGCATTACTTGGCACGCTCGCAGGCACCGACCCGGCAGACCCGGGAAGGTACAAGACAGAAAACTCCTTACCTGCCGATTATACCGTATTTCTTAATGCTGACGGGTTAAAAGGAAAAAGGATCGGTGTGGAGAAATCATTCTTGGACAGACACGAAGGTGTTGATAATTTGATAAAAAATGCGCTGGACCATTTGCGAAGCCAGGGAGCAATTATTGTGGAGATTGATTTCATGAAATCGCAGGAGGTGGACGGCGCCGAATCTGCTTTACTGCAATTTGAATTCAAAGACGGTATCAATAAGTACCTCACCGCTTCCAATGCAAATGTCAAATCACTGGAAGCACTTATCGAATTTAATAAGGCAAACGAAGCGGAAGTGATGCCCTTTTTCAAACAGGAGCTGTTTGAAAATTCCCAGGCCAGGGGCGGTCTCGACACTAAGGAGTATAAGGCTGCGCTTCAAAAGATCAATAAGGTCGCCGATTTGCTTGACCGCGAGTTTGAAAATAATAAGCTGGATGCGCTTTGCGGACCTGCCACAGGTGCGGCCTGGTGCATTGATCCCGTTAATGGCGATTTCTGGACAGGTTACGGTTCCTACGGACCAGCCGCTATCTCCGGGTTCCCTTCTATCACTGTTCCAATGGGTAATCTGAATGATCTTCCGGTCGGCTTATCATTTATTGGCAAACCATTTGGTGAACCGGAACTGATCGGCATCGCATATGCTTATGAACAGGTTTCGAAGCATCGGGTGGCACCGAAATTTCTTCCGACAGTCGGCAAAAGCTGA
- a CDS encoding FAD:protein FMN transferase, producing the protein MRNLLITAIILVISVPVQLFGQVKRYSFEKGLMGSPFKLVFYAASDSIADEAAKKAFGRVEELNEIMSDYRDGSEINRLSAQSGSGKWIRVSKDLFDILAISRSVSEKTDGVFDVTLGPVVQMWRHATRKNIFPSSEEIAAARSKTGFSKMKLNANTKSVLLTQKGMRLDIGGLGKGYAAEEAVKELKKLGITSAMMDAGGKIVLTNPPPGSDGWNITISNGSDSLKTLRLSNIALATSGPTYRYMEYEGVRYSHIVDPKTGIGLLFHVRTTAISPDGTIADALATAFSVAGVEKTKKILKNFPGSTVWLVEKSGDKLAEWNTLRQ; encoded by the coding sequence ATGAGAAACTTATTAATTACCGCTATTATACTGGTAATCAGTGTGCCTGTTCAATTATTCGGCCAGGTAAAACGGTATAGTTTTGAAAAAGGATTGATGGGCTCGCCATTCAAGCTGGTATTTTATGCTGCAAGCGATTCAATTGCTGATGAAGCAGCTAAAAAAGCATTCGGGAGGGTAGAGGAGTTGAACGAGATCATGAGCGACTACCGCGACGGGAGTGAAATTAACCGGCTATCGGCCCAGTCGGGCAGCGGCAAATGGATTCGCGTCAGCAAAGATTTATTCGATATTCTGGCGATCTCCCGCTCGGTGAGCGAAAAAACTGACGGAGTTTTTGATGTTACACTTGGGCCTGTGGTACAAATGTGGCGACATGCTACCCGGAAAAATATCTTTCCCAGCAGCGAAGAAATTGCAGCAGCAAGAAGCAAAACCGGCTTTTCGAAGATGAAACTTAACGCCAATACGAAAAGTGTCCTGCTTACGCAAAAAGGAATGCGGCTCGATATCGGTGGACTTGGAAAAGGATATGCAGCGGAAGAGGCTGTCAAAGAGTTGAAAAAGCTGGGCATTACTTCCGCAATGATGGACGCGGGTGGAAAAATTGTCCTCACCAATCCCCCGCCGGGCTCCGATGGGTGGAATATAACCATTTCAAACGGCAGCGATTCCCTTAAAACGCTCAGGCTCTCCAATATCGCGCTGGCTACTTCCGGGCCAACATACCGATACATGGAGTACGAGGGAGTAAGGTACTCACACATTGTTGATCCCAAAACCGGGATCGGACTGCTTTTCCATGTTCGTACCACCGCAATTTCCCCCGACGGTACGATTGCCGACGCGCTGGCAACAGCATTCAGTGTTGCAGGCGTCGAAAAGACAAAGAAGATCTTAAAGAACTTTCCCGGCAGCACGGTCTGGCTGGTTGAGAAAAGCGGCGACAAGCTTGCCGAATGGAATACACTCCGGCAATAA
- a CDS encoding TetR/AcrR family transcriptional regulator, whose protein sequence is MKCASEKSEDKIREAAKRVFLKKGFDGTTSRDIAKEADMNIALTNYYFRSKEKLFMEIFNDLMGLYFQNVIDILNKPIDIKTKISEVVENNYQMMKKEPDLIIFIMNEIHKEPERLLVKTALYHQLKSTLFNQQLDEGIKAGKLREIRIESILPLMTSCVEFLFLGKEMHQKVFNMSEDEFEAFGESHKNHVKEMICNYLIRED, encoded by the coding sequence TTGAAGTGCGCGAGCGAAAAAAGCGAGGATAAAATTAGAGAGGCGGCCAAGCGGGTTTTCTTAAAGAAAGGTTTTGATGGGACAACCTCCCGCGATATTGCCAAAGAGGCGGATATGAATATTGCTTTAACCAACTATTACTTCAGAAGTAAGGAAAAGTTGTTTATGGAAATATTCAATGATCTGATGGGGCTATATTTCCAGAATGTAATCGACATCCTGAACAAGCCTATCGACATCAAAACCAAAATTTCGGAGGTGGTTGAAAACAACTACCAGATGATGAAAAAGGAGCCAGACCTGATCATTTTCATTATGAACGAAATTCATAAGGAACCGGAGCGGTTACTGGTAAAAACGGCGTTGTATCATCAGCTCAAATCAACGTTATTCAACCAGCAGCTCGACGAAGGTATTAAGGCAGGGAAGCTGCGGGAAATCCGTATTGAAAGTATCCTCCCGTTAATGACCAGTTGCGTGGAATTCCTGTTTTTGGGAAAAGAAATGCATCAGAAAGTTTTTAATATGTCGGAAGACGAGTTTGAGGCCTTTGGGGAAAGTCACAAAAACCATGTGAAAGAGATGATCTGTAATTATCTGATCCGGGAAGACTAA